In Cupriavidus taiwanensis, the following are encoded in one genomic region:
- the nadA gene encoding quinolinate synthase NadA gives MTPQSIKTVEFEKPNLAGAENAAGASCVAHAWAKVPPVLSPDERQSLKARIRRLLKERNAVLVAHYYVDADLQDLAEETGGCVSDSLEMARFGRDHEARTLVVAGVRFMGETAKILSPEKTVLMPDLDATCSLDLGCPADEFAAFCDAHPDRTVVVYANTSAAVKARADWMVTSSIGLKIVEHLHAQGKKILWAPDKHLGSYIQKQTGADMLLWQGSCLVHDEFKGIELDLLRREFPNAKILVHPESPENVVAQADVVGSTSQLIEAAQKLDATEFIVATDNGILHKMRMAAPGKRFIEAPTAGNSATCKSCAHCPWMAMNALTNLAEVLETGRNEIQVDPVIGRQAVTCIDRMLDFAAAQKRNVRPSADLAQEQALFQGIGPA, from the coding sequence ATGACCCCACAATCGATCAAGACCGTCGAGTTCGAGAAGCCGAACCTGGCGGGTGCTGAAAACGCCGCGGGCGCGAGCTGCGTGGCCCATGCCTGGGCCAAGGTGCCGCCGGTGCTGTCGCCCGATGAGCGGCAGTCGCTGAAGGCGCGTATCCGCCGCTTGCTGAAGGAACGCAATGCGGTGCTGGTGGCGCACTACTACGTCGACGCCGACCTGCAGGACCTCGCCGAAGAAACCGGCGGCTGCGTCTCCGACTCCCTCGAAATGGCCCGCTTCGGCCGCGACCACGAAGCCAGGACGCTGGTGGTGGCCGGTGTGCGCTTCATGGGCGAGACCGCCAAGATCCTCAGCCCCGAGAAGACCGTGCTGATGCCGGACCTGGACGCGACCTGCTCGCTCGACCTGGGCTGCCCGGCCGACGAGTTCGCCGCCTTCTGCGATGCCCATCCGGACCGCACCGTGGTGGTCTACGCCAACACCAGCGCCGCGGTGAAGGCGCGCGCAGACTGGATGGTGACGTCGAGCATCGGCCTTAAGATCGTCGAGCACCTGCATGCGCAGGGCAAGAAGATCCTGTGGGCACCCGACAAGCACCTGGGCAGCTATATCCAGAAGCAGACCGGCGCCGACATGCTGCTGTGGCAGGGCTCGTGCCTGGTGCATGACGAGTTCAAGGGCATCGAGCTGGACCTGCTGCGCCGCGAATTCCCCAACGCCAAGATCCTGGTGCACCCGGAATCGCCGGAAAACGTGGTGGCGCAGGCCGACGTGGTCGGCTCGACCTCGCAGCTGATCGAGGCCGCGCAGAAGCTGGACGCGACCGAATTCATCGTCGCCACCGACAACGGCATCCTGCACAAGATGCGCATGGCGGCGCCGGGCAAGCGCTTCATCGAAGCGCCGACCGCCGGCAACAGTGCCACCTGCAAGAGCTGCGCGCACTGCCCGTGGATGGCGATGAACGCGCTGACCAACCTGGCCGAGGTGCTGGAAACCGGCCGCAACGAGATCCAGGTCGACCCGGTGATCGGCCGCCAGGCGGTGACTTGCATCGACCGCATGCTCGATTTCGCCGCCGCGCAGAAGCGCAACGTGCGTCCGTCGGCCGACCTGGCGCAGGAACAGGCGCTGTTCCAGGGGATCGGTCCGGCATGA
- a CDS encoding response regulator: MSNAAPTLLVVDDHPMALSGTTAFLAEVMPDVAVHAAGSAREALASLQQGLRPDIVLLDIWLNDGTGFDAMQTFKTVIPGARFIFMSAEATPEIVGRARALSACGFVGKHLDANAFTAAVRKVLAGDTAFPTDEALNGRAQSFGPAHGIPVTPAELGLTPRQGSVLALVLEGLPNKVIARRLGLTENTVKEHVSAILQRLGVRTRMQVMSRMERFRLRQ, from the coding sequence ATGTCGAACGCTGCACCGACGTTGTTGGTGGTCGATGATCATCCTATGGCCTTGTCAGGGACCACCGCCTTCCTGGCCGAAGTGATGCCGGATGTGGCAGTCCATGCCGCCGGCAGCGCCCGCGAGGCCCTGGCCAGCCTGCAGCAAGGCTTGCGCCCGGATATCGTGCTGCTCGATATCTGGCTGAACGACGGCACCGGCTTCGATGCCATGCAGACGTTCAAGACCGTCATTCCGGGCGCGCGCTTTATCTTCATGTCCGCCGAGGCCACGCCTGAAATCGTCGGCCGCGCCCGCGCGCTGTCGGCGTGCGGCTTCGTCGGCAAGCACCTGGATGCCAACGCCTTCACCGCCGCGGTGCGCAAGGTGCTGGCCGGCGACACCGCCTTCCCCACCGATGAAGCCCTGAACGGCCGCGCGCAATCGTTCGGTCCGGCCCACGGCATTCCGGTCACGCCCGCGGAACTCGGCCTGACGCCGCGCCAGGGCTCGGTGCTGGCGCTGGTGCTGGAAGGGCTGCCGAACAAGGTGATCGCACGGCGGCTGGGGCTGACCGAGAACACCGTCAAGGAACACGTGTCCGCCATCCTGCAGCGCCTGGGCGTGCGCACCCGCATGCAGGTGATGTCGCGCATGGAGCGGTTCCGGCTGCGCCAGTAA
- the purN gene encoding phosphoribosylglycinamide formyltransferase has product MKKIVILISGRGSNMEAIVRACASGGWPARVAAVLSNRPDAAGLQFARQQGIETGVVDHRQHADRAAFDAALAEAIDAHDPDLVVLAGFMRILTPGFVDRYAGRLLNIHPSLLPCFPGLNTHRQALDAGVKLHGATVHFVTPELDHGPIVIQAALDVQPQDTPETLAERLLACEHVIYPRAVQWFVEDRLQLQNGVVNVINPAEPQLLMAISAATPAAGVQA; this is encoded by the coding sequence ATGAAAAAAATTGTCATCTTGATTTCCGGGCGGGGCTCCAATATGGAAGCCATCGTCCGTGCCTGCGCGAGCGGCGGCTGGCCCGCGCGCGTGGCGGCGGTGCTGTCGAACCGGCCGGACGCCGCGGGCTTGCAGTTTGCGCGCCAGCAAGGCATTGAAACCGGCGTGGTCGACCACCGCCAGCACGCTGATCGGGCCGCCTTCGACGCGGCGCTGGCCGAGGCCATCGACGCCCACGACCCCGACCTGGTGGTGCTGGCCGGTTTCATGCGTATACTCACGCCCGGCTTCGTCGACCGCTACGCGGGCCGGCTGCTGAATATCCATCCGTCGCTGCTGCCGTGCTTCCCCGGGTTGAACACCCACCGGCAGGCGTTGGATGCCGGCGTCAAGCTGCATGGCGCCACCGTGCATTTCGTGACTCCGGAGCTGGATCATGGCCCGATCGTGATCCAGGCGGCGCTCGACGTGCAGCCGCAGGACACGCCCGAGACCCTGGCCGAGCGCCTGCTCGCGTGCGAGCACGTGATCTACCCCCGCGCCGTGCAGTGGTTCGTCGAGGACCGGCTGCAGCTCCAGAACGGCGTTGTCAACGTTATCAACCCGGCCGAACCGCAATTGCTGATGGCCATCTCCGCCGCGACCCCGGCGGCAGGAGTCCAGGCATGA
- the nadC gene encoding carboxylating nicotinate-nucleotide diphosphorylase — translation MSVNPVFDSYGPALQAALHANVHAAIAEDVGSGDLTGLLVPADKSAHARVIVRESAVLCGQPWFDACMRAVDPALAVRWLQQEGDRMAPDSVVCEITGPARSLLTAERPSLNFLQLLSGVATATRRYADLIAGTRARVLDTRKTLPGLRLAQKYAVRIGGGENQRLALYDGILIKENHIAAAGSIGAAMRAALALDTQASVQIEVESLAELEEALAAGAKSVLIDNFTVPMMQDAVKLNQGRALLEVSGGVNAETIRTFAETGVDRISVGALTKDVRATDYSLRIIG, via the coding sequence ATGAGCGTGAATCCGGTTTTCGATAGCTACGGCCCGGCGCTGCAGGCGGCGCTGCACGCCAATGTGCACGCCGCCATCGCCGAGGATGTCGGCAGCGGCGACCTGACCGGTCTGCTGGTGCCGGCGGACAAGTCCGCGCATGCGCGCGTGATCGTGCGCGAGTCGGCGGTGCTGTGCGGCCAGCCGTGGTTCGATGCGTGCATGCGCGCGGTCGACCCGGCGCTGGCGGTGCGCTGGCTGCAGCAGGAAGGCGACCGCATGGCACCGGACTCGGTGGTCTGCGAGATCACCGGCCCGGCCCGCTCGCTGCTGACCGCCGAGCGCCCGTCGCTGAATTTCCTGCAACTGCTGTCCGGCGTGGCGACCGCCACGCGCCGCTATGCCGACCTGATCGCCGGCACGCGGGCGCGCGTGCTCGACACCCGCAAGACGCTGCCCGGCCTGCGCCTGGCGCAGAAGTATGCGGTCCGCATCGGCGGCGGCGAGAACCAGCGCCTGGCGCTGTACGACGGCATCCTGATCAAGGAAAACCATATCGCCGCGGCCGGCAGCATCGGCGCGGCGATGCGGGCGGCGCTGGCGCTCGATACGCAGGCGTCGGTGCAGATCGAGGTGGAGTCGCTGGCCGAGCTGGAAGAAGCGCTGGCCGCCGGGGCGAAGTCGGTGCTGATCGACAACTTCACCGTGCCGATGATGCAGGACGCGGTGAAGCTCAACCAGGGCAGGGCGCTGCTGGAAGTGTCGGGCGGCGTCAATGCCGAGACCATCCGCACCTTCGCCGAGACCGGCGTCGACCGCATCTCGGTGGGCGCGCTGACCAAGGACGTGCGCGCGACCGATTACTCGCTGCGCATCATCGGCTGA
- a CDS encoding DesA family fatty acid desaturase, whose translation MFDTILDWAANGLANWTWWEIVIYTLVMTHITIAGVTIFLHRCMAHRSLDLHPIAQHFFRFWLWLTTGMVTREWTAIHRKHHAKCETEDDPHSPQTRGIRKVLLEGAELYRAEAKNQETIAKFSHGCPNDWIERNLYSRFTWQGVGLMLIIDLALFGVIGMSVWAVQMLWIPIHAAGIINGLGHWWGYRNYDCEDASTNVSPWGLIIGGEELHNNHHTYPTSAKFSIKWYEFDVGWGYIRAMQAVGLAKVKKIPPKARLVEARPVDHNTLEAIIANRYDVMARYAKAVKGAFRQELEKLKEGRVAEYRSIKPASKWFHREETKLAAQQREQLASIVEQNKALQTFVEMRRELAAIWGRSNLTREQLLQQLQAWCHRAEASGIQALHDFSLRLRRYA comes from the coding sequence TTGTTCGACACTATTCTTGACTGGGCCGCTAACGGCCTTGCCAACTGGACCTGGTGGGAGATCGTCATCTACACGCTCGTGATGACGCATATCACGATCGCCGGCGTCACCATCTTCCTGCACCGCTGCATGGCGCACCGGTCGCTGGACCTGCACCCCATTGCGCAGCATTTCTTCCGCTTCTGGCTGTGGCTGACCACGGGTATGGTCACGCGCGAATGGACCGCCATCCATCGCAAGCACCACGCCAAGTGCGAAACCGAAGACGATCCGCACAGCCCGCAGACCCGCGGCATCCGCAAGGTGCTGCTGGAAGGCGCCGAGCTGTATCGCGCCGAGGCCAAGAACCAGGAAACCATCGCCAAGTTCAGCCATGGCTGCCCCAATGACTGGATCGAGCGCAACCTGTACTCGCGCTTCACCTGGCAGGGCGTCGGCCTGATGCTGATCATCGACCTGGCGCTGTTCGGCGTGATCGGCATGTCGGTGTGGGCGGTGCAGATGCTGTGGATCCCGATCCACGCCGCCGGCATCATCAATGGCCTGGGCCACTGGTGGGGCTACCGCAACTACGATTGCGAAGACGCGTCGACCAACGTGTCGCCGTGGGGCCTGATCATCGGCGGCGAAGAGCTGCACAACAACCACCACACCTACCCGACCTCGGCCAAGTTCTCGATCAAGTGGTATGAGTTCGACGTGGGCTGGGGCTATATCCGCGCGATGCAGGCGGTGGGCCTGGCCAAGGTCAAGAAGATCCCGCCCAAGGCGCGCCTGGTCGAGGCCCGTCCGGTCGACCACAACACGCTCGAAGCCATCATCGCCAACCGCTATGACGTGATGGCGCGCTATGCCAAGGCGGTGAAGGGCGCGTTCCGCCAGGAACTGGAAAAGCTCAAGGAAGGCCGCGTGGCCGAGTACCGCAGCATCAAGCCCGCCAGCAAGTGGTTCCACCGCGAGGAAACCAAGCTGGCCGCGCAGCAGCGCGAGCAGCTGGCGAGCATCGTCGAACAGAACAAGGCGCTGCAGACCTTCGTCGAAATGCGCCGTGAACTGGCCGCCATCTGGGGCCGTTCCAACCTGACGCGCGAGCAGCTGCTGCAGCAGCTGCAGGCCTGGTGCCACCGTGCCGAGGCCAGCGGGATCCAGGCGCTGCACGATTTCTCGCTGCGCCTGCGCCGCTACGCCTGA
- the nadB gene encoding L-aspartate oxidase, with amino-acid sequence MNFDVAIVGSGLAGLTVALQLADTHRVAILSKRAMTQGASDWAQGGIAAVLDSGDSHDEHTQDTLVAGAGLCDEEATRFIVEHGREAIQWLIDRGVPFTRDAQAELGFHLTREGGHSRRRIIHAADATGHAVVSTLLQQATQHPNITILEDHFAIDLITSRKMGLPGNRCYGLYVLDDRTGAVHTVTATHTVLAAGGAGKVYLYTTNPDTATGDGIAMAWRAGCRVSNMEFIQFHPTCLYHPYAKSFLISEAVRGEGGLLKLPDGTRFMPEHDERAELAPRDVVARAIDFEMKKRGLDCVYLDITHQPEAFLKEHFPTIHARCLELGIDITREPIPVVPAAHYTCGGVVTDTLGRTDIGGLYAVGETACTGLHGANRLASNSLLECMVIGRAAAADIAAQDKAGAPTITLPAWDESRVSDADEEVVVSHNWDELRRMMWNYVGIVRTSKRLERAQHRIVLLREEIAEYYANFRVTSDLLELRNLVEVASLIVDSAYSRHESRGLHFSRDYPDALPKALPTVMQPPAGRKR; translated from the coding sequence ATGAATTTCGACGTCGCCATCGTCGGCAGCGGCCTGGCCGGCCTTACGGTCGCACTGCAACTGGCCGACACCCATCGGGTGGCCATCCTCAGCAAGCGCGCCATGACGCAGGGCGCCAGTGACTGGGCACAAGGCGGCATCGCCGCGGTGCTCGATTCCGGCGACAGCCACGACGAACACACCCAGGACACGCTGGTGGCCGGCGCGGGGCTGTGCGATGAAGAGGCCACGCGCTTTATCGTCGAGCATGGCCGCGAAGCGATCCAGTGGCTGATCGACCGCGGCGTGCCGTTCACGCGCGACGCGCAGGCCGAACTGGGCTTCCACCTGACGCGCGAAGGCGGCCATAGCCGCCGGCGCATCATCCACGCTGCCGACGCCACCGGCCATGCCGTGGTCAGCACGCTGCTGCAGCAGGCCACGCAGCACCCGAACATCACCATCCTGGAAGACCACTTCGCCATCGACCTGATCACGTCGCGCAAGATGGGGCTGCCGGGCAACCGCTGCTACGGCCTCTACGTGCTGGACGACCGCACCGGTGCGGTGCACACCGTCACCGCCACGCACACCGTGTTGGCCGCAGGCGGTGCCGGCAAGGTCTACCTGTACACCACCAACCCGGACACGGCCACCGGCGACGGCATCGCCATGGCCTGGCGCGCGGGTTGCCGGGTGTCGAACATGGAATTCATCCAGTTCCACCCGACCTGCCTGTACCACCCCTATGCCAAGTCCTTCCTGATCTCCGAAGCGGTGCGTGGCGAAGGCGGCCTGCTCAAGCTGCCCGACGGCACGCGCTTCATGCCCGAACACGATGAGCGCGCCGAACTGGCCCCGCGCGACGTGGTGGCGCGCGCGATCGACTTCGAAATGAAAAAGCGCGGGCTGGATTGCGTGTATCTGGATATCACGCACCAGCCTGAAGCCTTCCTGAAGGAACATTTCCCGACCATCCACGCGCGCTGCCTGGAACTGGGCATCGATATCACGCGCGAGCCGATCCCGGTGGTGCCGGCCGCGCACTACACCTGCGGTGGCGTGGTCACCGACACCCTGGGCCGCACCGATATCGGCGGCCTCTACGCCGTCGGCGAGACCGCCTGCACCGGCCTGCACGGCGCCAACCGGCTGGCTTCGAACTCGCTGCTCGAATGCATGGTGATCGGCCGCGCCGCCGCGGCGGACATCGCAGCGCAGGACAAGGCCGGCGCGCCGACGATCACGCTGCCGGCGTGGGACGAGAGCCGGGTGTCGGATGCCGATGAAGAAGTCGTGGTGTCGCACAACTGGGACGAGTTGCGCCGGATGATGTGGAACTACGTCGGCATCGTGCGCACCAGCAAGCGGCTGGAACGCGCGCAGCACCGCATCGTGCTGCTGCGCGAGGAAATTGCCGAGTACTACGCCAACTTCCGCGTCACCAGCGACTTGCTGGAACTGCGCAACCTGGTCGAAGTGGCCTCGCTGATCGTTGACAGCGCGTACTCGCGCCATGAAAGCCGCGGGCTGCATTTCAGCCGCGACTATCCCGATGCGCTGCCGAAGGCGTTGCCGACGGTGATGCAGCCGCCAGCGGGCCGCAAGCGCTGA
- a CDS encoding RsmB/NOP family class I SAM-dependent RNA methyltransferase, whose product MSRTQAGNRSPRGEGRAPARSKGKGSPIRRSPSAAGTGGANGAPPRAHGGLHASHIQHIDRLLGKVMLFARPADAVVSYYFRENAKLGHRERGIIAEAIYAVLRRRVEFAQFAESGTGATSRRLALLGLAATLGRDALSPFLYPDEAEWLDRLTTIERSSLAPRVRANLPEWLYDELVRQHGEAFAAALGDAWLRPAPLDLRVNLAKASRDEALAELQAAGLGAEPTPMAPAGIRMAGKPALNQLPVFVNGLVEVQDEGSQLLCNLVAPRRGEMVVDFCAGAGGKTLALGAAMRSTGRLYAFDVSEKRLANLKPRLARSGLSNVHPVLIDSERDAKIKRLAGKADRVLVDAPCSGLGTLRRNPDLKWRQSPESVLELTAKQSAILDSAARLVKGGGRVVYATCSVLEAENEQIVRDFLAAHPNFRLVPAAEVLADQKIEVPGLPDNGMFALYPHLHQTDGFFAAVLERTS is encoded by the coding sequence ATGAGCCGTACCCAGGCAGGAAACCGTTCCCCCCGCGGCGAAGGCCGCGCCCCCGCGCGCAGCAAGGGCAAGGGCAGCCCGATCCGCAGGTCGCCCAGTGCCGCTGGCACCGGCGGCGCCAACGGCGCCCCGCCGCGCGCGCATGGCGGGCTGCATGCCAGCCACATCCAGCATATCGATCGCCTGCTGGGCAAGGTCATGCTGTTCGCGCGCCCCGCCGATGCGGTGGTCAGCTACTACTTCCGCGAAAACGCCAAGCTCGGCCACCGCGAGCGCGGCATCATCGCCGAGGCGATCTACGCGGTGCTGCGCCGGCGCGTCGAATTCGCCCAGTTTGCCGAAAGCGGCACCGGCGCGACCTCGCGCCGCCTGGCGCTGCTGGGGCTGGCGGCCACGCTGGGCCGCGATGCGCTGTCGCCCTTCCTGTATCCCGATGAAGCCGAGTGGCTGGACCGCCTGACCACCATCGAGCGCTCTAGCCTGGCGCCGCGCGTGCGCGCCAACCTGCCGGAATGGCTGTACGACGAACTGGTGCGCCAGCACGGCGAAGCCTTTGCCGCGGCGCTGGGCGATGCCTGGCTGCGCCCGGCACCGCTGGACCTGCGCGTCAACCTGGCCAAGGCCAGCCGCGACGAAGCGCTGGCCGAGCTGCAGGCCGCGGGCCTGGGCGCCGAGCCCACGCCGATGGCGCCGGCCGGCATCCGCATGGCCGGCAAGCCGGCGCTGAACCAGCTGCCGGTCTTCGTCAACGGCCTGGTCGAGGTGCAGGACGAGGGCAGCCAGTTGCTGTGCAACCTGGTGGCGCCGCGGCGCGGCGAGATGGTGGTCGACTTCTGCGCCGGCGCGGGCGGCAAGACGCTGGCGCTGGGCGCGGCGATGCGCTCGACCGGCCGGCTCTATGCCTTCGACGTATCGGAAAAACGCCTGGCCAACCTGAAGCCGCGGCTGGCGCGCAGCGGCCTGTCCAACGTCCATCCGGTACTGATCGACTCCGAACGCGACGCCAAGATCAAGCGCCTGGCCGGCAAGGCCGACCGCGTGCTGGTGGATGCGCCGTGCAGCGGCCTGGGCACGCTGCGCCGCAATCCCGACCTGAAGTGGCGCCAGTCGCCGGAGTCGGTGCTGGAACTGACCGCCAAGCAGAGCGCGATCCTGGACTCCGCGGCGCGGCTGGTGAAGGGCGGCGGGCGCGTGGTGTACGCCACCTGCAGCGTGCTCGAAGCCGAGAACGAGCAGATCGTGCGCGACTTCCTCGCGGCGCACCCGAACTTCCGCCTGGTGCCGGCCGCCGAAGTGCTGGCCGACCAGAAGATCGAAGTGCCGGGGCTGCCGGACAACGGCATGTTCGCCTTGTACCCGCACCTGCACCAGACCGACGGCTTCTTTGCCGCGGTGCTGGAGCGCACCAGCTGA
- a CDS encoding mechanosensitive ion channel family protein: MNGETLSDLGGLKDLKASHSMFGKMLDDLIRDAGGPGFFWQWLVLAGCLLVAWPLARFVVRRLEARYEGSSFSVRFAAASLERAMFPLAGWALVLVARFALAPLIPVSVLRLALVPLFGITALNFTFYVLRRVMSGSGQLHGMLLLVEKVLTTLVWVGMALYVLGVLGDVVGWMESVRFSIGGKQKISVAETLMAVVWILLTVLVALWFGSWLEERLMRSANLDGNLKVVLTRISKALLLLVSLLLSLSLVGIDLTVLSVFGGALGVGLGLGLQKIASNYISGFIILLDRSVKLGDQITVDKYTGIVSQIRTRYTVVRNGDGETLVPNEQLVAQSVQNHSFSNTNVRVATRVQADYSADPETVIALLTECVRELPRVLPDPEPAAFLVLFADSGIEYEVAVYVADPQNGKLGVQSAMNRAIWRTLREHGISIPYPQRELRVMHETLTPDPDAPKATPLPAVANAS; the protein is encoded by the coding sequence ATGAACGGTGAAACCCTGTCCGACCTCGGTGGCCTGAAGGACCTGAAAGCCTCGCATTCGATGTTCGGCAAGATGCTGGACGACCTGATCCGCGATGCCGGCGGCCCCGGCTTTTTCTGGCAATGGCTGGTGCTGGCCGGCTGCCTGCTGGTGGCGTGGCCGCTGGCGCGCTTCGTGGTGCGGCGGCTCGAGGCGCGCTACGAGGGCTCGAGCTTTTCGGTGCGCTTCGCCGCCGCCAGCCTCGAGCGCGCGATGTTTCCGCTGGCCGGCTGGGCGCTGGTGCTGGTGGCCCGCTTCGCGCTGGCGCCGCTGATCCCGGTCAGCGTGCTGCGGCTGGCGCTGGTGCCGCTGTTCGGCATCACCGCGCTGAATTTCACCTTCTACGTGCTGCGCCGCGTGATGTCCGGCAGCGGCCAGCTGCACGGCATGCTGCTGCTGGTGGAAAAGGTGCTGACCACGCTGGTGTGGGTGGGCATGGCCCTGTACGTGCTGGGCGTGCTCGGCGACGTGGTGGGCTGGATGGAGAGCGTGCGCTTCTCCATCGGCGGCAAGCAGAAGATCAGCGTGGCCGAGACCCTGATGGCGGTGGTCTGGATCCTGCTGACGGTGCTGGTGGCGCTGTGGTTCGGCTCGTGGCTGGAAGAGCGGCTGATGCGTTCGGCCAACCTCGACGGCAACCTGAAGGTGGTGCTGACGCGGATTTCCAAGGCCTTGCTGCTGCTGGTGTCGCTGCTGCTGAGCCTGTCGCTGGTGGGCATCGACCTGACGGTGCTGTCGGTATTCGGCGGCGCGCTCGGCGTGGGCCTGGGGCTGGGCCTGCAGAAGATCGCCAGCAATTACATCTCGGGCTTCATCATCCTGCTGGACCGCTCGGTCAAGCTGGGCGACCAGATTACCGTGGACAAGTACACCGGCATCGTGTCGCAGATCCGCACCCGCTACACCGTGGTGCGCAACGGCGACGGCGAGACGCTGGTGCCGAACGAGCAGCTGGTGGCGCAGTCGGTGCAGAACCATTCGTTCTCGAATACCAATGTGCGCGTGGCGACGCGCGTGCAGGCCGACTACAGCGCTGATCCCGAGACCGTGATCGCACTGCTGACCGAATGCGTGCGCGAACTGCCGCGCGTGCTGCCCGATCCGGAGCCGGCGGCGTTCCTGGTGCTGTTCGCCGACAGCGGCATCGAGTACGAAGTCGCGGTCTATGTGGCCGATCCGCAAAACGGCAAGCTCGGGGTGCAATCGGCGATGAACCGCGCCATCTGGCGCACGCTGCGCGAGCACGGCATCTCGATCCCGTACCCGCAGCGCGAGTTGCGTGTGATGCATGAGACCCTGACGCCAGACCCGGACGCGCCCAAGGCGACGCCGTTGCCAGCGGTCGCCAACGCCTCCTGA
- the rpmG gene encoding 50S ribosomal protein L33: MASKGGRDKIKLESTAGTGHFYTTTKNKRTMPEKMEIMKFDPVARKHVAYKETKIK; this comes from the coding sequence ATGGCAAGCAAGGGCGGCCGCGACAAGATCAAGCTGGAATCGACCGCAGGTACCGGTCACTTCTACACCACCACCAAGAACAAGCGCACCATGCCGGAAAAGATGGAGATCATGAAGTTCGATCCCGTCGCCCGCAAGCACGTCGCTTACAAGGAAACCAAGATCAAGTAA
- the rpmB gene encoding 50S ribosomal protein L28 has translation MARVCQVTGKAPMVGNNVSHANNKTKRRFLPNLQNRRFFVESENRWVSLRVSNAGLRLIDKKGIDSVLADLRARGEV, from the coding sequence ATGGCACGCGTCTGTCAAGTGACCGGGAAAGCGCCGATGGTCGGCAACAACGTTTCCCACGCAAACAACAAGACCAAGCGCCGTTTTCTGCCCAACCTGCAGAATCGTCGTTTCTTCGTTGAATCCGAAAACCGCTGGGTGAGCCTGCGCGTCTCGAACGCCGGCCTGCGCCTGATCGACAAGAAAGGCATCGACTCCGTGCTCGCCGACCTGCGCGCACGCGGCGAAGTCTAA
- the radC gene encoding RadC family protein yields MTITKWPACERPREKLLESGAAALSDAELLAVLLRVGAAGKSAVDLARELLHRFGSLTALFAAEGPALAGIRGMGAAKFAQLQAIPELARRALAESLRLPAGFDSPESVRSYLRLTLAPLQHEVFMCLFLDPRNRMVASEELFRGTLTRTSVYPREVARQALTHNAAGIIVAHNHPRGTTAPSQSDIHLTRELARTLDLIDVRLLDHFIVAGHEIRSLAECCERLPGL; encoded by the coding sequence ATGACCATTACCAAATGGCCCGCCTGCGAGCGGCCCCGCGAGAAACTGCTGGAAAGCGGCGCTGCCGCCCTGTCTGATGCTGAATTGCTGGCGGTCCTGCTGCGCGTGGGCGCGGCCGGCAAAAGTGCCGTCGACCTGGCACGCGAGCTGCTGCACCGCTTCGGCTCGCTGACCGCCCTGTTCGCAGCCGAAGGGCCGGCGCTGGCCGGCATCCGTGGCATGGGCGCAGCCAAGTTTGCGCAGCTGCAGGCCATTCCGGAGCTGGCGCGGCGCGCGCTGGCCGAGTCGCTGCGCCTGCCCGCCGGCTTCGACTCGCCGGAGTCGGTGCGCAGCTACCTGCGCCTGACCCTGGCGCCGCTGCAGCACGAGGTCTTCATGTGCCTGTTCCTGGACCCCCGCAACCGCATGGTCGCCAGCGAAGAGCTGTTCCGCGGCACGCTGACCCGGACCTCGGTCTATCCACGCGAGGTCGCGCGCCAGGCGCTGACGCACAATGCCGCCGGCATCATCGTCGCGCACAACCATCCGCGCGGCACCACCGCCCCCAGCCAAAGCGACATCCACCTGACACGCGAACTGGCGCGCACGCTCGACCTGATCGATGTGCGGCTGCTGGACCATTTCATCGTCGCGGGGCATGAAATCCGCTCGCTGGCCGAATGCTGCGAGCGCCTGCCCGGGCTGTGA